In Blastopirellula sp. J2-11, a single genomic region encodes these proteins:
- the lpxA gene encoding acyl-ACP--UDP-N-acetylglucosamine O-acyltransferase, whose product MTEIHPTAVISPQARLGADVQIGPFCVIEAGVEVGDRCRLESFVTIKSGSSVGCDNRIWDHAVIGGAAQHIRAPELSGRVAVGDRNQIREFVTIHRALNAGETTVVGNDCLLMVQAHIGHDSNIGNNVILTNNSLVAGHVVIEDRAYVSGAVAIHQFCRVGRFAMVGGQAHVVQDVPPYVTVDGCSSLVVGLNLVGLKRNGFDAEAIRELKKAYRILYRSNLTNGESLERIRMEFSGRAAEHFHTFLAPSKRGFIQARSRGRQRPINDPVKLRVMPGDQPDQGEKINVRQAG is encoded by the coding sequence GTGACAGAGATCCACCCGACCGCGGTCATATCGCCCCAGGCTCGCCTGGGCGCTGATGTTCAAATCGGACCATTTTGCGTCATCGAAGCCGGCGTGGAGGTAGGAGATCGCTGTCGACTGGAGTCCTTTGTCACCATCAAATCGGGCTCGAGCGTCGGCTGCGACAATCGCATCTGGGATCATGCTGTCATTGGCGGCGCCGCCCAGCACATTCGTGCACCCGAACTTTCTGGCCGCGTGGCTGTCGGTGATCGGAATCAGATTCGCGAGTTTGTTACAATCCACCGCGCCTTGAATGCCGGCGAAACGACGGTTGTCGGCAACGACTGCTTACTGATGGTTCAGGCTCACATCGGCCACGATAGCAACATCGGCAACAACGTTATTCTGACCAACAATTCGCTCGTCGCTGGGCACGTGGTGATCGAAGATCGCGCCTATGTCTCTGGCGCCGTCGCGATCCACCAGTTTTGCCGCGTCGGCCGTTTCGCCATGGTGGGCGGACAAGCGCACGTCGTGCAAGACGTTCCCCCCTACGTGACAGTCGACGGCTGTTCGAGCCTGGTCGTGGGCTTGAATTTGGTCGGACTGAAACGCAACGGCTTTGACGCCGAAGCGATTCGCGAATTGAAAAAAGCGTACCGCATCCTGTATCGCTCGAACCTAACCAACGGCGAGTCGCTTGAGCGAATCCGGATGGAATTCTCGGGTCGCGCCGCGGAACATTTTCATACGTTCCTGGCGCCCAGCAAGCGAGGCTTCATCCAAGCTCGCAGTCGCGGTCGCCAACGCCCGATCAACGATCCGGTCAAACTACGCGTGATGCCAGGCGATCAGCCCGATCAAGGCGAAAAGATCAACGTTCGCCAAGCCGGTTAG
- a CDS encoding DUF4339 domain-containing protein, protein MSEYYLQIGGEQRGPFSRFQLESQPISESTPVRLEGTDDWRRARDFPELQRMLRGGSGNQYGDFRDLEPEPSPYASPRADVRVINDSGSSTARWLGMVSCGLGTLSWLLLLGFFGYVVFMVIQENQGGGEPTEAVLLAIGLSFCFNFVVMLAGLIVGGIGVLLPGSGKGWAIVGMVLNGLPLLILSGLILIGVLLG, encoded by the coding sequence ATGAGCGAGTATTACCTCCAGATCGGCGGCGAACAGCGCGGCCCTTTTTCTCGCTTTCAGCTTGAATCGCAGCCGATTTCAGAATCGACGCCGGTTCGTCTGGAAGGGACCGATGATTGGCGCCGCGCCCGTGACTTCCCCGAATTGCAGAGGATGCTCCGCGGCGGAAGCGGCAATCAATATGGAGATTTTCGGGACTTAGAACCGGAGCCTTCTCCCTACGCTTCGCCGCGAGCCGATGTTCGCGTCATCAATGACAGCGGATCCTCAACAGCGAGATGGCTGGGGATGGTCTCGTGCGGTTTGGGAACGCTGTCGTGGTTGCTGTTGCTGGGATTCTTTGGCTATGTGGTCTTTATGGTGATCCAAGAAAATCAAGGCGGAGGAGAACCGACGGAGGCCGTATTGCTCGCCATTGGACTCAGTTTTTGTTTTAACTTTGTCGTCATGCTAGCGGGACTGATCGTCGGAGGGATCGGCGTTTTATTGCCGGGTTCTGGCAAAGGCTGGGCGATCGTGGGAATGGTCTTAAACGGCTTGCCGCTTTTGATCTTGAGCGGACTAATTCTGATTGGAGTGCTGCTGGGTTGA
- a CDS encoding tetratricopeptide repeat protein, whose amino-acid sequence MSTAKELYKAGESLKDAGKLDEAAAQYEAAIAVDPSHVLSHMALSIVYQKLDKHAAAVEHAEKVCELEPTDPFNFTALSVTYQRAFEGTRDPMFIQKAEEAKYRADMARG is encoded by the coding sequence ATGTCGACCGCAAAAGAACTATACAAAGCCGGCGAGAGCCTCAAAGACGCTGGCAAGTTGGACGAAGCCGCCGCCCAGTACGAAGCGGCGATCGCCGTCGATCCAAGTCACGTCCTCTCTCACATGGCGCTCTCAATCGTCTACCAAAAGTTAGACAAGCACGCCGCGGCGGTCGAACATGCCGAGAAAGTCTGCGAGCTCGAGCCGACCGATCCGTTTAACTTCACCGCCCTGTCGGTGACCTACCAACGCGCCTTCGAGGGAACTCGCGATCCGATGTTCATCCAAAAGGCCGAAGAAGCCAAATATCGCGCCGACATGGCGCGCGGTTAA
- a CDS encoding RAD55 family ATPase produces MQRQTTGAPGLDELLGGGLVPGTLTVVVGATGIGKTQLGVHFAHAGVAAEGKSGVFFDMSSRGDSQNHAAYAQRMVDWKLTRCDSQAKPNLEDFFATEADYGNFLHVFDYAGKRVTKRDLDWDAWHEWQGELNEKLATTIGFLYGNLCRGSRRVVIDGIEPVDTPSESIQFNLFEYVYHQVMRKDPMWVARDLFRQKFREHAAEAERQAYDPAQVGCMLLQTSKEAMLDDLISRPLDEGDILSGANTIIYLGKFMDGRKLRRAMYVPKHRGSAVTDEIVPYTIDDAGLHFEG; encoded by the coding sequence ATGCAGCGACAAACGACCGGCGCTCCGGGATTGGATGAACTATTGGGGGGAGGGCTCGTCCCTGGCACGCTGACGGTTGTCGTCGGCGCGACTGGAATTGGGAAGACGCAACTGGGCGTCCATTTCGCGCATGCCGGCGTCGCCGCGGAAGGAAAGAGCGGCGTCTTCTTTGACATGAGCTCGCGCGGCGACTCGCAGAATCACGCCGCTTACGCGCAGCGGATGGTCGATTGGAAACTGACGCGCTGCGACTCCCAGGCCAAGCCGAATCTCGAAGACTTCTTTGCGACCGAGGCCGACTATGGCAACTTCCTGCACGTCTTTGACTATGCCGGCAAGCGGGTCACCAAACGCGATCTCGATTGGGACGCCTGGCACGAGTGGCAAGGAGAGTTGAACGAAAAATTGGCGACGACAATCGGTTTTCTCTACGGCAATCTTTGTCGCGGTTCACGCCGGGTCGTGATTGATGGAATCGAACCGGTCGACACGCCGAGCGAATCGATCCAGTTCAATCTGTTCGAGTACGTCTATCACCAGGTTATGCGCAAGGATCCGATGTGGGTCGCCAGAGATCTGTTTCGCCAAAAGTTTCGCGAGCATGCCGCCGAAGCGGAGCGTCAAGCGTACGATCCGGCGCAGGTGGGATGCATGCTGTTGCAGACGTCGAAAGAAGCGATGCTGGATGACTTGATCTCGCGGCCGCTCGACGAGGGAGACATCCTCTCGGGCGCGAACACGATCATCTATCTGGGCAAGTTCATGGATGGGCGAAAATTACGCCGCGCGATGTACGTACCCAAACATCGCGGCAGCGCCGTGACCGACGAAATTGTTCCGTACACGATCGACGACGCCGGTCTGCATTTTGAAGGGTAG
- a CDS encoding cysteine desulfurase family protein — MRRIYLDHNTTTPIAPSVQEAMLPFLAEYYSTPDFEYPPSRIVEETLEDARGQVANLIGATNEEIVFTSCGTESINLAIQGTFFRNPADISGHLVVSALEHAAVTETARFLKQLGVELTYVRCDKNGVVDPEAVENAIRPETRLVCVTLANHEIGVIQPLRQIADICRSRGVLLHADAVQACGKIRVQVQELGVDLLSLSAHKFYGPKGAAALYIRNGTPLAPLLHGDGQERGLRSGQENIAALIGMGAAADLVRRCLDESADAQAKLRDMLQDRLSAGIPDRLGIPGAKAERLPNTMSVQFPGVNAARLLRQADSVCAYTAASMHTGPAGNSPTLTAIGMGEDAAAGTIRFSVGWYTSEEEIEEAADLLVSAWSNLVR, encoded by the coding sequence ATGCGGCGAATCTACCTTGACCATAATACGACCACTCCGATTGCTCCCAGCGTGCAAGAGGCGATGCTGCCGTTCTTGGCGGAGTATTATTCGACGCCTGATTTTGAATATCCGCCGTCGCGGATTGTCGAAGAGACGCTTGAGGACGCGCGGGGTCAGGTCGCCAATTTGATCGGCGCGACCAACGAAGAAATTGTCTTCACCTCGTGCGGAACCGAAAGCATTAACCTGGCGATTCAAGGAACGTTCTTTCGCAATCCGGCCGATATCAGCGGACATCTGGTCGTCTCGGCGCTGGAGCATGCGGCCGTCACCGAGACCGCGCGGTTTCTCAAGCAATTGGGAGTCGAACTGACCTACGTGCGCTGCGACAAAAATGGGGTCGTCGACCCGGAAGCGGTCGAAAATGCAATTCGCCCCGAGACGCGCCTGGTTTGCGTGACGCTGGCCAATCACGAAATCGGCGTGATTCAGCCGCTGCGCCAGATCGCCGACATCTGCCGCAGTCGCGGCGTGCTGCTGCATGCCGACGCTGTTCAGGCCTGCGGCAAGATTCGGGTTCAGGTGCAAGAATTGGGGGTCGACCTGCTGAGCCTTTCGGCGCACAAGTTCTACGGTCCCAAAGGCGCCGCCGCACTTTATATCCGTAACGGCACGCCGCTCGCACCGCTATTGCACGGCGATGGGCAAGAACGTGGACTGCGCAGCGGACAAGAGAATATCGCCGCGTTGATCGGCATGGGCGCCGCGGCGGATTTGGTCCGTCGTTGTCTGGACGAGTCGGCCGACGCACAAGCCAAACTGCGCGACATGCTGCAGGATCGTCTTAGCGCCGGCATTCCTGATCGCCTGGGGATCCCCGGCGCCAAAGCAGAGCGACTGCCCAATACGATGTCGGTCCAATTTCCCGGCGTCAACGCAGCACGTCTCTTGCGCCAAGCTGATTCGGTCTGCGCCTACACGGCTGCATCGATGCACACCGGGCCAGCCGGAAATTCACCCACGCTCACCGCCATCGGCATGGGTGAAGACGCGGCGGCCGGAACGATTCGCTTTAGCGTCGGCTGGTACACGTCGGAAGAAGAGATCGAAGAAGCGGCCGATCTGCTAGTCTCGGCCTGGTCGAATCTGGTCCGCTAA
- a CDS encoding DUF1559 domain-containing protein yields the protein MSSPIRRGFTLVELLVVITIIGILAGLLLPAVGMAREAARNAQCKNNLKQHGLAVVNYQASKQKMPPLMSFIPTTGTLSYTGTQIVNWPVPLLSELGRNDLSDIYSEKYRAGNTNPANDSTDPTLRGQVLPILVCPSDPVDVIEDDSNPLGYFANGGIQNDYTATTTNAIDIEANGAWSDNAITSGEVKALLDRMKDGASNTILLVERVQTLQSNPIKWNVIGSDDSTYPNDFEAAVFWYGSTFTTSMTPINSVLGDTISKSANNSLPSSNHFGGANVCMVDGSVKYLDENINGTVLGRLMSSNGAKANSTPGTPSAAPEPDWQKTPVLGTDLDL from the coding sequence ATGTCTTCTCCAATCCGTCGTGGTTTTACGCTCGTCGAGCTGTTGGTCGTGATCACGATCATCGGCATTTTGGCGGGCCTGTTGTTACCTGCGGTCGGCATGGCCCGTGAAGCGGCGCGCAACGCCCAGTGCAAAAACAATCTGAAGCAGCACGGCTTGGCCGTCGTCAATTATCAAGCGTCAAAACAAAAAATGCCGCCACTGATGTCGTTTATCCCGACGACCGGCACGCTCTCCTATACCGGGACGCAGATTGTCAATTGGCCTGTTCCGCTGTTGTCAGAACTTGGCCGCAACGATTTGTCCGATATCTATAGTGAAAAATATCGCGCCGGTAATACCAACCCTGCTAACGACTCGACCGATCCAACTCTCCGAGGTCAGGTTCTCCCTATTCTGGTTTGCCCGAGCGATCCGGTCGATGTAATTGAAGATGACTCCAATCCGCTTGGCTATTTCGCGAACGGCGGCATCCAAAACGATTACACCGCAACCACGACTAACGCCATCGATATCGAAGCCAACGGCGCTTGGAGCGACAATGCGATCACCAGCGGCGAAGTGAAGGCGCTGCTCGATCGGATGAAAGATGGCGCTTCCAACACAATCTTGTTGGTTGAACGTGTCCAAACCTTGCAATCCAACCCCATCAAGTGGAATGTCATCGGCAGCGATGACAGCACGTATCCCAATGATTTCGAAGCCGCCGTTTTCTGGTATGGCAGCACGTTTACAACAAGCATGACGCCGATCAACAGCGTTCTGGGTGACACGATTTCCAAGTCCGCCAATAACTCGCTTCCCTCCAGCAATCACTTCGGCGGCGCCAACGTCTGCATGGTCGATGGTTCGGTGAAATACCTGGATGAAAATATCAATGGCACGGTGCTAGGCCGACTGATGTCGTCCAACGGCGCCAAAGCCAACTCCACGCCGGGTACGCCCAGTGCAGCTCCTGAACCAGATTGGCAAAAGACGCCGGTCCTCGGCACCGATCTCGACCTGTAA
- the tadA gene encoding tRNA adenosine(34) deaminase TadA, translating to MIDSAEPRQFEYPSFHQIFMYQALELAEQAAREKEVPVGAIIVHDNRVIAAAHNQRETLHDPTAHAEMIAITQAAESLQNWRLENCTLYVTLEPCPMCAGAILQARIPTVVFGAVDPKAGAVTSLYTLLSDSRLNHRCEVVPGILAPQCGDVLTEFFRARRAEGKK from the coding sequence ATGATTGATTCGGCCGAACCGCGCCAGTTTGAGTATCCTTCGTTCCACCAGATCTTCATGTATCAGGCGTTGGAACTTGCCGAGCAAGCGGCCCGCGAAAAAGAAGTCCCCGTCGGCGCGATCATCGTGCACGACAATCGGGTGATCGCCGCCGCCCATAATCAGCGCGAAACGTTGCACGATCCGACCGCGCATGCCGAGATGATTGCAATCACCCAGGCAGCCGAGTCGCTGCAAAATTGGCGCCTGGAAAACTGCACGCTGTATGTGACGCTCGAGCCGTGCCCGATGTGCGCCGGCGCGATTCTACAGGCCCGCATTCCTACGGTCGTCTTTGGCGCCGTCGATCCCAAAGCAGGCGCCGTGACGTCGCTGTACACGCTGCTCAGCGACTCGCGTTTGAACCATCGCTGCGAAGTTGTCCCCGGCATTCTGGCGCCGCAGTGCGGCGATGTACTAACCGAGTTCTTCCGCGCGCGCCGTGCGGAAGGGAAGAAGTAA